A single genomic interval of Mucilaginibacter robiniae harbors:
- a CDS encoding ABC transporter permease codes for MLKNYIKTAWRNLLRSKVYSLIAVIGLAIGLSVSILVFWGANDELLYDQSWPDANHVFRINAKVRMSSNVFDTWSSVPAPIAAALKDFPAVEQVARFQQRELLITSGESHLMENSLAFTEPAFFSMFHIHFLQGNLKTALQNISSVAISKDAAIKYFGSVDKAIGKTLLMDEKQLPYTVSAIYENMPERSSIHFNVLLSIDVLRKDFGGNGKWKTIDDDWGNFAFNTFLHLKSGTNVAALAKQLSAIHVKNNGYVKPGDVTFIFQPINTLRLYKPDLSPSGIKTVKLFFIIGILIIVIAVINYINLSTARATKRAKEVGLRRTIGANRKQLLIQFVTEFVLIFLASLLLAMLLLPLLVPIYKSISGKTYTIDYWQVSTFEIIGWVGFGTIILGSFYPAWVLSSFNPTEALKSNFNKSAQGGLLRKSLVILQFAFSIVLIICTVIITKQLRFMQAKNLGYNRENIVIVPLNPKVGAHLQTILTELKADTHIQDVTFANSDLMQMGENSTDGISWPGKTDPQAHISPMQVTANFASTMQMKFAAGEGFTGTSADSAYYLINESAAKLMNLKKPLGTIVNLWGRSGQIRGVIRDFNNVTLKANIQPAIFSISRDSQYGGYLYVKINSENAQEALTKIEQVYRNIDAIHPFNYQFMDYNFQAMYRRETQTATLFKAFAGVAILLSCLGLFGLAVFTAERRTKEIGIRKVLGASVQSISLLISTEFTWLVVVANLIAWPLAWYFMHQWVQEFAFRTEINWWIFLITGCLSLLLAVVTVSSQAVKAAFVNPVKSLKTE; via the coding sequence ATGCTAAAAAACTATATCAAAACAGCATGGCGTAACCTGCTTCGTAGTAAAGTATATTCATTAATTGCAGTTATAGGTCTAGCTATAGGTTTATCCGTAAGCATATTGGTATTTTGGGGTGCTAATGATGAATTGCTATATGACCAATCATGGCCTGATGCTAACCATGTATTTCGAATCAACGCTAAGGTTAGGATGAGCAGTAATGTATTTGACACCTGGTCAAGTGTACCTGCTCCTATAGCAGCAGCATTAAAAGATTTTCCGGCGGTTGAACAGGTTGCTCGCTTTCAGCAAAGAGAATTACTGATAACTTCAGGCGAATCGCACCTGATGGAAAACAGCTTAGCCTTCACCGAACCTGCTTTTTTCAGCATGTTTCATATTCATTTTTTGCAAGGCAACCTAAAAACAGCCTTACAAAACATCAGCAGTGTAGCTATTAGCAAAGATGCGGCAATCAAATATTTTGGTTCTGTAGATAAAGCCATAGGTAAAACTCTGCTTATGGATGAAAAACAGCTTCCTTATACCGTATCTGCCATTTATGAAAACATGCCGGAGCGCAGTAGTATTCACTTCAATGTCCTCCTTTCTATAGACGTATTGCGGAAAGATTTTGGAGGTAATGGTAAGTGGAAAACTATTGACGATGATTGGGGTAACTTCGCGTTTAATACCTTTTTACATCTCAAATCGGGCACCAACGTGGCAGCCTTAGCTAAACAGCTTTCCGCCATTCATGTAAAAAACAACGGTTATGTTAAACCCGGCGATGTCACTTTCATTTTCCAACCTATTAATACCTTACGCTTATACAAACCGGATTTATCCCCATCAGGAATTAAAACCGTGAAGTTGTTTTTTATTATTGGCATACTCATTATTGTAATTGCTGTAATCAATTATATTAACTTATCAACTGCCAGAGCCACTAAGCGAGCCAAAGAAGTCGGCTTGCGTAGAACCATTGGTGCCAACCGCAAGCAACTGTTGATACAATTTGTAACAGAGTTTGTATTGATCTTTTTAGCCTCGCTATTATTAGCCATGCTACTCTTACCCTTGTTGGTACCTATTTACAAAAGTATCAGTGGTAAAACTTATACGATAGATTACTGGCAGGTCTCTACATTTGAAATCATTGGCTGGGTTGGTTTCGGTACCATTATATTGGGTAGCTTTTATCCGGCATGGGTGCTATCTTCTTTTAACCCTACCGAAGCTTTAAAATCAAATTTCAACAAATCAGCACAAGGCGGATTGCTGCGCAAAAGCCTGGTAATATTGCAATTTGCATTTTCTATCGTGCTTATTATATGCACAGTAATTATCACGAAGCAACTTCGCTTTATGCAAGCCAAAAACCTGGGCTATAATCGTGAAAACATTGTAATTGTACCTTTAAATCCAAAAGTCGGCGCTCATTTACAAACTATACTAACTGAACTGAAAGCAGATACGCATATACAAGACGTAACCTTTGCCAATAGCGACTTGATGCAAATGGGTGAAAACTCGACCGATGGCATAAGCTGGCCGGGTAAAACAGATCCGCAGGCACATATCAGTCCGATGCAAGTTACTGCCAACTTTGCATCAACCATGCAAATGAAGTTTGCAGCAGGTGAAGGTTTTACGGGCACATCTGCCGATAGTGCTTACTACTTAATTAATGAATCGGCTGCTAAGCTAATGAACCTGAAAAAACCGTTAGGAACCATTGTTAACTTGTGGGGGCGCTCAGGCCAGATTAGAGGTGTTATCCGCGATTTCAATAACGTTACCCTAAAAGCTAATATACAGCCGGCAATTTTTTCCATATCCCGGGATTCTCAATATGGCGGCTACTTGTATGTAAAAATTAATTCAGAAAACGCTCAGGAAGCATTGACTAAAATTGAGCAAGTCTATCGGAATATTGATGCTATACATCCATTCAATTATCAGTTTATGGATTATAATTTCCAAGCCATGTACCGTCGTGAAACGCAAACAGCAACACTATTTAAAGCCTTTGCCGGCGTAGCCATACTATTAAGCTGTCTTGGTTTGTTCGGATTAGCTGTATTTACAGCCGAACGCCGGACCAAAGAAATCGGTATCCGCAAAGTTTTAGGAGCTAGTGTTCAAAGTATCTCTTTATTGATCTCAACAGAATTTACCTGGTTAGTTGTTGTAGCCAACCTTATTGCATGGCCTTTAGCGTGGTATTTTATGCACCAATGGGTTCAGGAGTTTGCCTTCCGTACCGAAATCAACTGGTGGATTTTCTTAATTACGGGTTGTTTATCCTTGCTATTGGCTGTAGTTACCGTTAGTTCACAAGCAGTAAAAGCAGCCTTTGTAAATCCGGTAAAAAGTCTAAAAACAGAGTAG
- a CDS encoding copper homeostasis protein CutC, protein MIQLEVCANSVASALAAQNGGAHRVELCENLHEGGTTPSHGQVKIARELLHIKLHALLRPRLGDFLYTDIEFQIMLADLHYLVSAGCDGVVLGILNADSTVDVPRCRILIDIAKQHGLSVTFHRAFDLCADMDQALEDVIQLGCDRILTSGGKTTAIEGANKIAHLIQKAAGRIIIMPGAGISELNAADLVHYTGATEIHSSARTQLQSAMTYHNSAIIFGNSKYADDYAIDVTGTEVVKRLLAKVNQGSSPTV, encoded by the coding sequence ATGATCCAATTAGAAGTTTGCGCTAATTCGGTTGCTTCTGCACTGGCGGCACAAAATGGTGGTGCACATCGGGTTGAACTTTGTGAAAACCTGCATGAAGGCGGAACTACGCCTTCGCATGGGCAAGTAAAAATTGCCCGAGAGTTGCTGCACATTAAGTTACATGCATTACTGCGCCCACGCCTTGGCGATTTCTTATATACAGATATTGAATTTCAAATTATGCTGGCGGACTTGCACTATTTGGTTAGTGCCGGCTGCGATGGCGTAGTGCTAGGCATTTTAAATGCTGATAGTACCGTTGATGTGCCCCGTTGCCGTATCTTAATAGACATAGCCAAACAACACGGCTTAAGTGTAACTTTCCACCGGGCTTTTGATTTATGTGCAGATATGGATCAAGCTCTGGAAGATGTAATACAATTAGGTTGTGACCGCATCTTAACTTCTGGTGGAAAAACAACTGCTATTGAAGGCGCAAACAAGATTGCTCATCTAATACAAAAAGCAGCCGGTCGCATCATTATCATGCCGGGTGCAGGTATTAGCGAACTAAATGCTGCTGATTTGGTACATTATACCGGAGCAACCGAAATACATTCATCTGCTAGAACGCAGCTACAAAGTGCCATGACTTACCACAACTCTGCTATTATATTTGGCAACAGCAAATACGCAGATGATTATGCTATTGATGTAACGGGTACCGAAGTTGTAAAAAGACTTCTGGCTAAAGTTAATCAGGGCTCATCTCCTACTGTATAG
- a CDS encoding TolB family protein, giving the protein MFKRSVLLIMGSCLGIGSIQTAYAQAFGGNPPSIKWNQVNTPAARVIFPKGMDSSGQRVANIVQQLNRTMMPTIGYKQKQINIVLQNQLLTTNGYVGLAPFRSEFYLVPAQNNFQLGTLPIADQLAIHEFRHVQQFNNYDVGLTRILHVLFGEGGQQIANSFSIPNWFDEGDAVYNETLMSNQGRGRLPYFFNGYRAIWAAGKNYNWMKLRNGSYQDYVPDWYPTGYMLTAYGRQKFGAQVWKGVTHDAATFKHLFYPFQTSFKQHTKQEYSSFRGEALNYFKQQLVTPNMQKAAEAYKPNQHFIATTEYPAYVDDSTLIYQKTSYKHRPAFIIRRGNREKVIRLADINADNYFNYNNGQIVYVARRPDVRWGYREYNDIKLIDVKTGNQRRVTARTKYFSPALSADNKTIVAVHVPPSGAYELHIIDVASGKVLQRVPNVGHYYYTYPKFYNNHQIVSAIRNTAGEMSVALIDLKTGENQYLTAWGMSPKGFTTVHRDTVYFTATSGLNDKLYAVNVPDHQLYELQNDSLHSFVGNYEPAVGKSKIAWVSFSAYGYQIHELPKQALQLKAVNTLPKLPEFGINALHQDTSADLLADVQNENLPVKKYSKLHHPFNFHSLIPYLDDPDYTLSLTGNNILNTFQSDLSLTYNRNEGYKQISFTTLYGALYPYLFASASYTFDRRRYFLDQRRNTIEANWNESNVQGGLEFPFNLSRGRNYTNITYLSSLSYTVTDVQSLFSKAIPDNTYLTNAITFSNQVAKPRQNIYPHLAQIITVNYRNTVNSLQAHQLLTSGTFYFPGFLANHSIVVSLAYQQHDRNYSFFSNELSFSRGYTSDNLYRLQKAGINYSFPIAYPDAGFGNIVYLLRLRGNLFYDHTHGRDFYTNGNTFKADFNSAGAELFFDTQWLNENPISFGIRYTRLLNDDLFGNNGRNRITLILPLSIL; this is encoded by the coding sequence ATGTTTAAACGGTCCGTTCTCCTAATTATGGGTTCATGTTTAGGCATAGGTAGTATTCAAACTGCTTATGCACAAGCTTTTGGCGGAAATCCGCCTTCTATCAAGTGGAATCAGGTAAACACACCGGCTGCCCGGGTAATCTTTCCAAAAGGAATGGATTCGTCTGGTCAGCGTGTAGCTAACATTGTGCAGCAACTCAACCGCACCATGATGCCAACTATTGGCTACAAACAAAAGCAGATTAATATAGTGCTACAAAACCAGCTGCTTACTACTAATGGTTACGTTGGGCTAGCTCCATTTCGAAGCGAGTTTTATCTGGTACCTGCACAAAATAATTTTCAATTAGGAACATTGCCCATTGCCGATCAACTAGCTATTCATGAATTCAGGCATGTGCAACAGTTCAATAACTATGATGTTGGTTTAACCCGTATTCTGCATGTGCTATTTGGTGAAGGCGGGCAACAGATAGCGAACAGCTTTTCTATACCTAATTGGTTTGACGAAGGCGATGCCGTGTATAACGAAACGCTGATGAGCAACCAGGGCCGTGGCCGTTTGCCATACTTTTTCAATGGCTACCGTGCTATTTGGGCAGCCGGCAAAAACTACAACTGGATGAAACTACGTAACGGATCATATCAGGACTATGTGCCCGATTGGTACCCGACAGGCTATATGCTCACAGCTTATGGTCGCCAAAAGTTTGGTGCGCAGGTTTGGAAGGGTGTTACTCATGATGCTGCCACGTTTAAACATTTGTTCTATCCTTTTCAAACATCATTTAAGCAGCACACTAAACAAGAGTACAGCAGTTTTAGAGGCGAAGCATTAAACTACTTTAAACAGCAACTGGTTACGCCGAATATGCAGAAAGCGGCCGAGGCATACAAGCCCAATCAGCACTTTATTGCTACTACCGAATACCCGGCTTATGTAGATGATAGTACTTTAATTTATCAGAAAACATCTTATAAGCACCGTCCAGCTTTTATTATACGGCGAGGTAACAGAGAAAAAGTAATCCGATTGGCAGACATTAATGCTGACAACTACTTTAACTATAATAATGGCCAAATAGTGTATGTAGCCCGTCGTCCGGATGTGAGGTGGGGGTATAGGGAGTATAATGATATTAAACTAATTGACGTTAAAACCGGCAATCAGCGACGAGTTACCGCACGTACTAAATATTTCTCGCCGGCATTAAGTGCCGATAATAAAACGATTGTTGCGGTACATGTGCCACCTTCTGGTGCGTATGAATTACATATTATTGATGTGGCAAGTGGTAAAGTGTTACAACGTGTGCCTAACGTTGGGCATTATTATTACACTTACCCTAAGTTTTACAATAATCATCAAATTGTATCTGCCATCAGAAACACTGCTGGTGAAATGTCGGTTGCATTGATTGACCTTAAAACAGGAGAAAACCAGTATTTAACGGCTTGGGGCATGTCTCCCAAAGGTTTTACTACAGTACACCGGGATACTGTTTACTTTACTGCTACCTCAGGGCTTAATGATAAGTTATATGCCGTAAATGTACCCGATCATCAATTGTATGAGTTACAAAATGATTCTTTACATAGCTTTGTAGGCAACTACGAGCCAGCGGTAGGCAAAAGCAAAATAGCTTGGGTAAGTTTTAGTGCTTACGGTTACCAAATACATGAGCTGCCTAAACAAGCCTTGCAGTTAAAGGCTGTAAATACGTTACCAAAGTTGCCTGAGTTCGGCATTAATGCTTTACATCAAGATACTTCTGCCGATTTACTTGCTGATGTACAAAATGAGAATTTACCTGTCAAAAAGTATTCTAAACTTCATCATCCGTTTAACTTTCATAGCTTAATACCTTACCTGGATGATCCTGATTATACCTTATCTTTAACGGGTAACAACATCTTGAATACATTTCAGAGCGATTTATCACTCACTTACAACCGTAACGAAGGTTACAAACAAATCAGCTTTACTACTTTGTATGGCGCGCTGTATCCCTACTTATTTGCTAGTGCAAGTTATACATTTGATAGAAGACGGTATTTTCTGGATCAGCGTCGGAATACTATAGAAGCTAATTGGAACGAAAGTAACGTACAAGGTGGTTTAGAATTTCCGTTCAACTTATCGCGTGGGCGTAATTATACCAACATCACTTATCTGAGCAGTTTATCTTATACCGTGACTGATGTTCAATCTTTATTTAGCAAAGCCATACCGGATAATACTTATTTAACTAACGCTATAACCTTCAGTAATCAGGTTGCGAAGCCACGACAAAACATATACCCGCATTTAGCACAGATTATTACGGTTAATTACCGTAATACAGTTAACAGCTTGCAAGCTCACCAGTTACTAACGTCTGGAACTTTCTACTTTCCAGGCTTTTTGGCTAATCATAGCATTGTAGTCAGCTTAGCTTATCAGCAGCACGACCGCAATTACAGTTTCTTTTCCAACGAGTTGTCTTTTTCCAGAGGTTACACCTCCGATAACCTTTACCGTTTGCAGAAAGCAGGCATCAACTATTCCTTTCCAATTGCTTACCCAGATGCAGGTTTTGGTAATATTGTTTACCTGCTTAGGTTAAGAGGTAATTTATTTTACGATCATACTCACGGGCGTGATTTTTACACCAACGGTAACACCTTTAAGGCTGATTTCAATTCGGCGGGAGCTGAGTTGTTTTTTGATACCCAATGGCTGAATGAAAATCCTATTAGTTTTGGCATACGCTATACGCGATTACTAAATGACGACTTGTTTGGCAATAATGGCCGAAACCGTATAACCTTAATTTTGCCTTTAAGTATCTTATAG
- a CDS encoding N(4)-(beta-N-acetylglucosaminyl)-L-asparaginase produces MYNRRKFIKVSAAGASVAALSTQSIAKNLADSTPVINKPIVISTWDFGIVANREAWKTLVKGGRAIDAIEAGLQIPEADLNNHTVGRAGYPDRDGHVSLDSCIMDEFGNCGSVAAMEYIAHPVSVARRVMEKTPHVMLVGEGATQFAIEQGFKKEVLLTPESEKAWKEWLVKHEYKPIMNIENAKGLPGNQYNHDTIGMLAMDAHGNLSGACTTSGMAFKMRGRVGDSPIIGAGLYVDNEVGGATSTGVGEEVIRNVGSFLVVELMRQGLSPENACKEAVHRIIKKKPDTAKDIQVGFLALNKKGEYGAYAIQKGFSYGVCDGNKQDLLVKGKSFY; encoded by the coding sequence ATGTACAATCGTCGTAAATTCATTAAAGTATCTGCGGCTGGAGCCTCAGTGGCTGCCCTATCTACGCAGTCTATAGCTAAAAATTTAGCAGATTCAACTCCGGTTATCAATAAGCCCATTGTTATATCTACCTGGGATTTCGGCATTGTAGCCAATCGGGAAGCCTGGAAAACACTGGTAAAAGGCGGACGTGCTATTGATGCTATTGAAGCTGGTTTACAAATACCTGAAGCTGACTTAAACAACCATACAGTAGGCAGAGCTGGTTACCCAGATCGTGATGGGCATGTTTCTCTAGATTCATGCATCATGGATGAATTTGGCAATTGTGGTTCAGTAGCAGCTATGGAGTACATTGCTCATCCGGTATCTGTTGCCCGACGCGTAATGGAGAAAACGCCACACGTAATGTTGGTTGGCGAGGGGGCAACGCAATTTGCTATTGAGCAAGGATTCAAGAAAGAAGTTTTACTAACTCCCGAGTCGGAAAAAGCCTGGAAAGAATGGTTGGTTAAGCATGAGTATAAGCCTATTATGAACATTGAAAATGCTAAAGGTTTACCCGGCAATCAATACAACCATGATACCATTGGTATGCTGGCTATGGATGCACACGGGAACTTATCAGGTGCTTGCACTACCAGTGGTATGGCTTTTAAAATGCGTGGGCGTGTGGGTGATAGCCCAATTATTGGAGCCGGCTTGTATGTAGATAATGAAGTGGGTGGTGCTACATCAACCGGTGTAGGTGAAGAAGTAATCCGCAATGTGGGCAGCTTTTTGGTAGTTGAATTGATGCGCCAAGGTCTTTCCCCAGAAAATGCCTGCAAAGAGGCTGTACATCGCATCATCAAAAAGAAACCTGATACAGCTAAAGACATACAGGTAGGCTTTTTAGCATTAAACAAGAAAGGTGAATACGGAGCTTATGCCATACAAAAAGGCTTTTCATACGGAGTGTGCGATGGCAACAAGCAGGATTTATTAGTGAAAGGAAAAAGTTTTTATTAG
- a CDS encoding dihydroorotase: MSSILIKAATIVNENQQFVADVFIQDGLISRIDTQIDVQADQEINAEGLHLLPGCIDDQVHFREPGLTYKADIYTEAKAAVAGGITSFMEMPNTVPNTLTQDLLADKYELAAQKSLANYSFYMGASNNNLDEVLKTDIQNVCGIKVFMGSSTGNMLVDNPTTLENLFAQAPMLIAVHCEDEQTIKNNAAHYKELLGDAITVDYHPKIRSAEACYLSSSLAIELARKNDTRLHILHISTGRETQLFNNNIPLKDKRITAEACVHHLWFSDEDYATKGNLIKWNPAVKTAADRDAILQAVKDGHIDVIATDHAPHTIAEKAQPYLQAPSGGPLVQHALPALLELYHQGKITLEQIVEKTAHNVAVCFQIAQRGFIREGYWADLVLVNLNKPWQVTPQNILYKCGWSPFEGDTFQSAITHTFVSGNLVYQQGTFNEQVKGMRMQFTR; encoded by the coding sequence ATGTCATCCATCCTAATAAAAGCCGCTACTATAGTTAACGAAAACCAGCAATTTGTTGCTGATGTATTCATTCAAGATGGTCTGATTAGCCGTATTGATACCCAAATAGACGTACAAGCCGATCAGGAGATTAATGCTGAAGGATTGCACCTGTTACCTGGCTGCATTGACGATCAAGTACATTTTCGTGAACCGGGGCTTACCTATAAAGCTGATATTTATACCGAAGCCAAAGCAGCGGTAGCTGGCGGTATTACCTCGTTTATGGAAATGCCCAATACGGTTCCGAATACCTTAACGCAAGATTTGTTAGCTGATAAGTACGAATTGGCTGCGCAGAAATCTTTGGCTAATTACTCGTTTTACATGGGTGCATCCAACAACAATTTGGATGAGGTGTTAAAAACTGATATACAAAATGTATGTGGTATTAAAGTTTTCATGGGATCATCAACCGGTAATATGCTGGTGGATAATCCAACCACTCTAGAAAACCTTTTTGCACAAGCGCCTATGCTGATTGCCGTACATTGTGAAGATGAACAAACCATAAAAAACAACGCAGCACATTATAAAGAATTATTAGGTGACGCTATTACGGTTGATTATCACCCCAAAATTCGTAGTGCTGAAGCTTGTTATCTTTCTTCATCATTAGCTATTGAACTTGCACGTAAAAATGACACTCGACTGCATATATTGCATATTTCTACAGGCCGTGAAACACAACTTTTTAATAATAATATTCCATTAAAAGATAAAAGAATTACGGCTGAAGCTTGTGTACACCACTTATGGTTTTCTGATGAAGATTACGCCACTAAGGGCAACCTTATTAAGTGGAACCCCGCAGTAAAAACAGCAGCCGATCGGGATGCTATTTTACAGGCGGTAAAAGATGGGCACATTGATGTAATAGCGACCGATCATGCCCCCCATACCATAGCCGAAAAAGCTCAACCCTATTTACAAGCACCATCAGGCGGCCCGCTGGTACAACATGCATTACCGGCTTTGCTGGAGCTGTATCATCAGGGTAAAATAACACTGGAACAAATTGTTGAAAAAACAGCCCACAATGTAGCTGTATGCTTCCAGATAGCACAGCGCGGTTTTATACGTGAAGGTTATTGGGCCGATTTGGTTTTGGTTAACCTGAACAAACCCTGGCAGGTTACGCCGCAAAACATTTTGTATAAATGTGGCTGGAGCCCGTTTGAAGGCGACACTTTTCAATCTGCCATTACGCACACGTTTGTATCTGGTAACTTGGTTTATCAGCAAGGTACATTCAACGAACAAGTAAAAGGTATGCGTATGCAGTTTACCCGGTAA